The following are from one region of the Hippocampus zosterae strain Florida chromosome 9, ASM2543408v3, whole genome shotgun sequence genome:
- the ppfia4 gene encoding liprin-alpha-4 isoform X6 — MEGLPDCRLPNGSIDVHDDGSRVSELQELLDRTTKELSQTREHSASLNGRVAELEAELASARRELSRSEELSIKQQRDQREREDMEERITTLEKRYLAAQRETTHIHDLNDKLENELATKDSLHRQSEEKVRQLQEMLEMAEQRLAQTMRKAETLPEVEAELAQRVAALSKAEERHGNVEERLRQLESQLEEKNQELGRARQREKMNEEHNKRLSDTVDRLLTESNERLQLHLKERMAALEDKNSLIQDLENCQKQLEEFHHTRERLIGEIEKLRNEIDHLKRRSGAFGDGSSSHPRSHLGSASDLRFSVVEGQDGHYSTTVIRRAQKGRLSALRDDPNKVCGMFEQDYPSLRGSVSHLLGSDIEVESDLDDDVSSAMLSPSGQSDAQTLALMLQEQLDAINEEIRMIQVERESADLRSDEIESRMNSGSMDGLNVTLRPRALPTSATAQSLASSSSPPTSGHSTPKHHARNTSHHLGIMTLPSDLRKHRRKVASPVEVDKATIKCETSPPSSPRSLRLETNFAQFTGSLEDGRGKQKKGIKSSIGRLFGKKEKGGRMEPTRDFARDGQPLAALTDFDMAIGDTMTLGKLGTQAERDRRMKKKHELLEDARKRGLAFAQWDGPTVVSWLELWVGMPAWYVAACRANVKSGAIMSALSDTEIQREIGISNPLHRLKLRLAIQEMVSLTSPSAPLTSRTSSGNVWVTHEEMENLASSTKAANEEGSWAQTLAYGDMNHEWIGNEWLPSLGLPQYRSYFMECLVDARMLDHLTKKDLRSHLKMVDSFHRASLQYGIMCLKRLNYDRKELERRREDSQHDMKDVLVWTNEQVIHWVQSIGLREYSGNLLESGVHGALLSLDETFDYSSLALILQIPMQNTQARQVLDREFNNLLALGTDRRLEESGDDKSFRRSPSWRKRFRAREGGAGLGMMAGSMETLPAGFRMPSMSMPPSMNLMPKKQLQPEAPPPASPRLDPSTVRTYSC, encoded by the exons ATGGAAGGTCTTCCTGACTGT AGACTTCCCAACGGCTCCATAGATGTTCATGATGACGGCAGCCGTGTGTCTGAGCTTCAAGAGCTGCTGGACAGAACGACTAAGGAGCTCTCTCAGACCCGCGAGCACTCCGCCTCTCTTAACGGTCGTGTGGCCGAGCTGGAGGCCGAGTTGGCGAGTGCCCGGCGAGAGCTGAGTCGCAGCGaggagctgtcaatcaaacagcAGAGGGACCAGAGAGAG AGGGAAGACATGGAGGAAAGAATAACAACGTTGGAAAAACGTTACCTTGCCGCCCAGCGAGAAACCACACATATCCACGACCTCAATGACAAGCTGGAGAACGAACTGGCCACCAAGGACTCCCTGCACAGACAG AGCGAAGAGAAGGTGCGCCAGCTGCAGGAGATGCTGGAGATGGCTGAGCAGAGGTTGGCTCAAACCATGAGAAAGGCTGAGACGCTGCCAGAGGTGGAGGCTGAGTTGGCACAGCGAGTAGCCGCACTGTCCAAg GCTGAGGAGCGTCATGGCAACGTGGAGGAGCGGCTCAGACAGCTGGAATCGCAACTGGAGGAGAAGAACCAAGAACTAGGAAgg GCTCGTCAGCGggagaagatgaatgaagaacACAACAAGCGTTTATCCGACACCGTGGACCGTCTGCTCACTGAGTCCAATGAGCGGCTGCAGCTCCATTTGAAGGAACGCATGGCTGCGCTGGAGGACAAG AACTCTCTTATACAAGATCTCGAGAACTGTCAGAAACAGCTGGAAGAATTCCATCACACACGG GAACGTCTGATTGGCGAGATTGAGAAACTGAGGAACGAGATTGACCATTTGAAACGTCGCAGTGGGGCATTTGGAGATGGAAGTTCAAGTCACCCTCG GTCTCATTTGGGCAGTGCAAGTGACCTTCGCTTCTCTGTGGTGGAGGGCCAAGATGGCCACTACAGCACAACCGTAATCAGGCGGGCACAAAAGGGAAGACTCTCAGCGCTTCGAGATGATCCAAACAAG GTTTGCGGCATGTTCGAACAGGACTACCCTTCGCTGCGAGGGAGCGTCAGCCACCTCCTCGGCAGCGACATCGAGGTCGAGTCTGACCTAGACGATGACGTTAGCTCGGCCATGCTCTCCCCAAGCGGTCAATCGGACGCACAAACTCTTGCTTTGATGCTGCAGGAGCAGCTTGATGCCATCAATGAAGAGATAAG GATGATCCAGGTGGAGAGAGAGTCGGCTGACCTGCGCTCGGATGAGATTGAGTCCCGCATGAACAGCGGCAGCATGGATGGACTCAACGTGACGCTTCGACCACGGGCGCTACCCACGTCGGCCACGGCCCAATCCTTGGCGTCATCCTCCTCGCCGCCTACCAGCGGCCACTCGACGCCTAAACACCACGCGCGTAACACCAGCCACCATCTCGGAATCATGACTCTG CCAAGCGACTTGAGGAAACACCGGAGGAAAGTTGCA TCACCAGTGGAGGTGGACAAGGCGACGATCAAGTGCGAGACGTCGCCTCCTTCCTCACCGCGCAGTTTACGTCTGGAAACCAATTTCGCCCAGTTCACGGGCAGTCTGGAAGACGGACGAGG AAAGCAGAAGAAAGGTATTAAGTCATCTATTGGCCGATTGTTTGGCAAGAAGGAGAAAGGAGGTCGAATGGAGCCGACCAGGGATTTTGCCAGGGATGGACAACCACTAGCAGCGTTAACAG ACTTTGACATGGCTATTGGAGACACGATGACTCTGGGCAAACTGGGCACCCAAGCGGAGAGAGATCGCCGGATGAAGAAAAA ACACGAGCTACTGGAAGACGCCAGGAAGAGAGGCTTAGCATTTGCGCAGTGGGACGGCCCAACTGTTGTCTCCTGGCTGGAG TTGTGGGTGGGCATGCCGGCCTGGTACGTGGCAGCGTGCCGCGCTAACGTGAAGAGCGGCGCCATCATGTCGGCCCTGTCTGACACGGAGATCCAGAGGGAGATCGGCATCAGTAACCCGCTGCATCGACTCAAACTGCGCTTGGCCATCCAGGAGATGGTTTCCCTTACCAGCCCTTCTGCACCTCTGACTTCCAGAACG TCCTCCGGAAATGTGTGGGTGACTCATGAAGAGATGGAGAACCTGGCTTCATCCACAAAAGCG GCGAATGAGGAGGGCAGCTGGGCGCAG ACGCTGGCATATGGGGACATGAATCACGAGTGGATAGGGAACGAGTGGTTGCCAAGCCTTGGCCTGCCTCAGTACCGCTCTTATTTCATGGAGTGTCTGGTGGACGCACGCATGCTGGACCACCTGACCAAAAAAGACCTGAGGAGCCACCTCAAGATGGTGGACAGCTTCCACAG GGCGAGTCTGCAGTATGGAATCATGTGCTTGAAGAGACTCAATTATGACAGGAAAGAATTGGAGCGTCGGAGAGAGGACAGCCAACATGACATGAAAG ATGTGTTGGTGTGGACCAATGAGCAAGTGATCCACTGGGTGCAGTCCATTGGTTTGAGGGAGTACAGCGGCAACCTGTTGGAGAGCGGCGTTCACGGAGCGCTCCTCTCCCTGGACGAGACCTTCGACTACAGCAGCCTGGCCCTCATCCTGCAGATTCCCATGCAGAACACCCAG gCCCGCCAGGTGCTGGACAGGGAGTTCAACAACCTGTTAGCCTTGGGGACCGACCGACGACTCGAGGAG AGCGGAGATGACAAATCTTTTCGCCGCTCTCCGTCGTGGCGGAAGAGGTTTCGTGCCCgagagggaggggcggggctgggGATGATGGCGGGCTCCATGGAAACGCTACCCGCTGGCTTCCGCATGCCCTCTATGTCCATGCCGCCCTCCATGAACCTCATGCCTAAGAAGCAGCTGCAGCCTGAAG CTCCGCCCCCGGCGTCCCCGAGGCTTGACCCCTCGACAGTGCGGACCTACTCATGCTAA